In a single window of the Anaerocolumna cellulosilytica genome:
- a CDS encoding LacI family DNA-binding transcriptional regulator, producing MATIKDIADKLGIAVSTVSKGLNGASDISDQMRQLVLDTAVEMGYASKKMKTTGNRKVCILIENMDYENIDQFGYEIIVGFKLSAARRHWDVSVVPSNLTMQTAEKFDTYMLKNGYSGAFLLGFTLHDDWVKQLNKTSVPTVLLDNYIERNNHVGYVGTDSYEGIDLAVDHLKSLGHTRIAFLNGSKNSMVSEQRYQAFVGSMAKHDLNPLEELIEYGYYVPDCAKYHVPKFLENGATAIICASDLIASGVIAEVMKQGLKIPEDISVVGFDDLPIAAQLTPSLTTIRQDRIDLGKSAFLLLDGLIHNVTISKLLLRAKFIKRQSTGMCKTQ from the coding sequence ATGGCAACGATTAAAGATATCGCCGATAAACTGGGTATCGCTGTCAGTACTGTATCCAAAGGATTAAACGGTGCCAGCGATATTAGTGACCAGATGCGGCAACTCGTACTAGATACCGCAGTTGAGATGGGCTATGCGTCCAAGAAGATGAAAACAACCGGAAACCGCAAAGTATGTATCTTAATCGAAAATATGGATTATGAAAACATAGACCAGTTCGGATATGAGATAATTGTAGGCTTTAAACTTTCTGCCGCAAGAAGGCATTGGGATGTTTCCGTTGTTCCCTCAAATCTTACCATGCAGACCGCCGAAAAGTTTGATACTTATATGTTAAAGAACGGATACAGCGGTGCTTTTTTACTCGGCTTTACCCTCCACGATGATTGGGTAAAGCAATTAAATAAAACAAGTGTACCTACTGTACTGCTGGATAATTATATAGAACGCAACAATCATGTTGGTTATGTAGGAACCGACAGTTATGAAGGCATTGATCTTGCAGTGGATCACTTAAAGAGCCTTGGACACACCCGCATTGCCTTTTTAAACGGTTCTAAGAATTCCATGGTATCGGAACAACGTTACCAGGCCTTTGTAGGCAGTATGGCCAAGCATGATTTGAACCCTTTGGAAGAATTAATTGAATATGGATATTATGTACCGGACTGTGCCAAGTACCATGTACCTAAATTCCTAGAAAATGGTGCAACTGCAATTATCTGTGCCAGTGATTTAATTGCCTCCGGAGTTATCGCAGAAGTCATGAAGCAGGGGCTTAAAATTCCGGAAGATATAAGCGTAGTGGGTTTTGATGATTTACCCATTGCGGCACAATTAACTCCCTCTTTAACTACTATACGTCAAGATCGTATTGATTTAGGAAAAAGTGCATTTCTTTTATTGGATGGTCTGATACACAATGTAACTATCAGCAAATTACTGCTTCGAGCAAAATTTATAAAGCGCCAATCAACCGGAATGTGTAAGACTCAATAG
- a CDS encoding flagellar export chaperone FliS, which produces MDKELAKTFATRVTQANRTELVVIMYEVILSDLKAAKENYDKGDVEQFIQEVKHGQKFLSELMATLNYQQEIAHDLMSLYIYVNKALVTAIFKKSSDSLAEAESILKILLQGFGEISKQDKTGPVMKNTQQVYAGLTYGKGVLNETFVDPNQQSRGFKA; this is translated from the coding sequence ATGGATAAAGAGCTAGCCAAAACCTTTGCTACCAGAGTAACACAGGCAAATCGTACAGAGTTGGTGGTAATTATGTATGAGGTAATACTGTCTGATCTAAAAGCGGCAAAGGAGAACTATGATAAAGGAGATGTAGAGCAATTTATCCAGGAAGTAAAGCATGGTCAAAAATTCTTGAGTGAATTAATGGCTACGCTTAATTATCAGCAGGAGATTGCACATGACCTTATGAGTCTATACATATATGTTAATAAAGCGCTTGTTACAGCTATTTTTAAGAAATCATCGGATTCATTAGCGGAAGCGGAATCTATATTAAAGATACTGTTGCAGGGATTTGGAGAAATTAGTAAACAAGACAAAACCGGACCTGTTATGAAAAATACCCAGCAGGTATATGCCGGACTTACATATGGTAAAGGTGTTCTTAATGAGACTTTTGTCGATCCAAACCAGCAGAGCAGAGGCTTTAAAGCATAA